One Sediminicola sp. YIK13 DNA segment encodes these proteins:
- a CDS encoding HlyD family secretion protein: protein MLNIAKNELNKKVDLTGYKSGTRVFHKRHYKHFNRFLLVSAIFAFIVLFLPWTQNIRALGYLTTLKPGQRPQTVQSPIPGRIEKWYVQEGDFVNKGDTILFISEIKNEYFDPNLVQRTGQQIKAKSMAVSSYGEKVKALNNQIGAVMQERILKLKQAENKLIQSRLKVKSDSIDLEAAKTNISIAQRQYERVVQLEKEGLKAVTDVEEKRLKLQETQAKLISQENKLLATINEVLNSEMEINRVRAEYTDKLSKAQSDMFTAQSNQFDSEAQVSKLESDYTNYEMRNDMYYIRAPQSGYINKAIQGGIGETFKEGDRLVGIMPSDYELAVETFVEPIDLPLVHLGEEFRIQFDGWPAIVFSGWPNLSYGTYGGKVVAIETFISDNGRYRVLLAPDPADHPWPKDIRVGSGANTLALLEDVPIWFELWRQLNGFPPNYYQPNTDASNSKK, encoded by the coding sequence TGCTGAATATTGCTAAAAACGAGCTGAATAAGAAAGTAGATCTAACAGGGTATAAATCTGGCACACGGGTTTTCCACAAAAGGCACTATAAGCACTTTAACAGGTTTTTACTAGTTTCTGCTATTTTTGCCTTCATTGTTTTATTCCTTCCCTGGACCCAAAACATTAGGGCTCTGGGTTATCTAACTACGCTAAAACCTGGTCAAAGGCCACAGACGGTCCAATCCCCTATTCCGGGCAGGATTGAAAAGTGGTATGTTCAAGAAGGGGATTTTGTAAATAAGGGAGATACGATCCTATTTATCTCAGAGATCAAAAACGAGTACTTTGATCCAAATTTGGTACAGAGAACAGGACAACAGATCAAGGCCAAATCCATGGCCGTTTCTTCCTATGGAGAAAAGGTCAAGGCCCTGAACAACCAGATCGGTGCCGTAATGCAGGAAAGAATACTAAAATTAAAGCAGGCGGAAAATAAATTGATCCAGTCCAGGTTAAAGGTAAAGAGTGATAGTATCGATTTAGAGGCCGCGAAAACCAATATAAGTATTGCCCAGAGGCAGTATGAAAGGGTTGTTCAATTGGAAAAGGAAGGTTTGAAGGCGGTCACTGATGTTGAAGAAAAGCGATTGAAGCTACAAGAGACACAGGCCAAGTTGATTTCCCAGGAAAACAAGCTTTTAGCTACCATAAATGAAGTGCTTAACTCCGAGATGGAAATAAACCGGGTTCGAGCAGAGTATACCGATAAGCTTTCAAAAGCCCAAAGCGATATGTTTACGGCCCAATCCAATCAGTTCGATTCCGAAGCACAGGTATCCAAACTGGAGAGCGATTATACCAATTATGAGATGCGGAACGATATGTATTATATCCGTGCCCCACAATCGGGATATATCAATAAGGCTATTCAAGGCGGGATTGGGGAAACATTCAAAGAGGGGGACCGTTTGGTAGGTATAATGCCATCTGATTATGAATTGGCTGTTGAAACCTTTGTGGAGCCTATAGACCTTCCCTTGGTCCATTTGGGAGAGGAATTTAGAATTCAATTCGATGGGTGGCCCGCCATTGTTTTTAGCGGATGGCCAAACTTATCCTATGGTACCTATGGCGGCAAAGTCGTGGCCATAGAAACTTTTATCAGTGATAATGGCAGATACAGGGTGCTTTTAGCTCCTGATCCGGCAGATCACCCTTGGCCCAAGGATATTCGCGTAGGATCTGGGGCAAATACACTGGCCTTGTTGGAGGACGTTCCAATCTGGTTTGAACTATGGCGTCAATTAAATGGCTTTCCTCCCAACTATTATCAGCCAAATACTGACGCCTCCAATAGTAAGAAGTAA
- a CDS encoding TolC family protein → MKKSILYFVFFAFFLSSAQEPDTLVLKFREYLGYVKKYHPIAKQAELALATGQANLMRARGGFDPKIEVDFDQKDFKGTTYYDKLNAAFKIPTWYGLELKGKFEQNEGSFLNPENNVPEEGLYSAGISFSLAQGFWINERMATLKQAKLFREQSKADRDLLINQILFNASLAYFDWLQAYNEMEIFNNFYANAQIRFEGVRKSARVGEIAAIDTVEAKIVVQDRALGLEQAKVRLMNKSLELSNFLWLNNNIPVELQSNVVPDFNLDGDIDATLEIMGMPLDSFSIEKHPKLKSLTYKIEGLEVNKRLKANKLLPKIDLEYNFLTETPELINSLETQNYKGGINFQLPLFLRKERGDLKLAKFKLQDAQYEFDNTQLELKNKIVAIYRELESFEIQNKLIADIVKNYQALLSAEERKFSFGESSIFLINSRESKLIDSELKRNQVQNKFFTTKAKLFNSLAVNPENL, encoded by the coding sequence ATGAAGAAAAGCATACTATATTTCGTCTTTTTTGCCTTTTTCTTATCAAGTGCCCAGGAGCCGGATACCCTTGTTTTGAAATTTAGGGAGTATCTAGGATATGTAAAAAAATACCATCCCATTGCAAAACAGGCAGAGCTGGCCTTGGCTACTGGCCAAGCAAATCTAATGCGTGCAAGGGGTGGCTTTGATCCCAAAATTGAGGTAGATTTTGATCAGAAGGATTTTAAAGGGACCACCTATTATGACAAGCTCAATGCGGCCTTTAAAATCCCTACGTGGTACGGCTTGGAACTCAAAGGAAAATTTGAACAGAATGAGGGGTCCTTTTTAAATCCCGAAAATAATGTGCCAGAGGAAGGACTTTACAGCGCTGGAATATCTTTCTCCCTGGCTCAGGGATTTTGGATCAATGAAAGAATGGCGACATTAAAGCAGGCAAAGCTTTTTCGCGAGCAGAGTAAAGCTGATCGTGATCTCCTCATTAATCAAATTCTTTTTAACGCCTCCTTGGCTTATTTTGATTGGTTGCAGGCCTATAATGAAATGGAGATTTTCAATAACTTTTACGCCAATGCCCAAATAAGGTTTGAGGGGGTAAGAAAAAGTGCACGTGTTGGGGAAATTGCCGCTATTGATACCGTAGAGGCAAAAATTGTGGTTCAGGACAGGGCACTTGGCTTGGAGCAGGCCAAGGTAAGGTTGATGAACAAGTCCTTGGAGCTTTCTAATTTCCTTTGGTTAAACAATAATATTCCAGTTGAGCTACAAAGTAACGTGGTGCCAGATTTCAATTTGGACGGGGATATAGATGCGACCTTGGAAATTATGGGAATGCCTCTGGATAGTTTTTCAATCGAAAAACACCCAAAACTAAAATCCCTTACTTATAAAATTGAAGGTTTGGAGGTCAATAAAAGGCTCAAGGCCAACAAGTTGTTGCCGAAAATAGATTTGGAGTATAATTTTTTAACTGAGACCCCAGAGTTGATTAACTCCTTGGAAACCCAAAATTATAAAGGAGGCATTAATTTTCAGTTACCATTGTTTCTTAGAAAGGAAAGGGGTGATTTGAAGTTGGCAAAATTCAAATTACAAGACGCCCAGTACGAATTTGATAATACCCAACTTGAGTTGAAAAACAAAATTGTTGCCATATACAGGGAGTTGGAATCTTTTGAGATCCAGAATAAATTGATAGCTGATATTGTTAAAAATTACCAAGCACTGCTAAGTGCTGAAGAGCGCAAATTCAGCTTTGGCGAAAGCTCCATATTTTTAATCAACTCTAGGGAAAGCAAACTCATAGATTCAGAGCTAAAGCGAAACCAGGTCCAAAATAAATTTTTCACAACAAAGGCAAAATTGTTCAACAGTTTGGCTGTAAATCCGGAAAACTTGTAG
- a CDS encoding YitT family protein, with protein MDGRINKGYRVLSHAGAYLKRSRKLRISFNSFFKDTFFIVIGIFSAAFGLESFLLPNRFIDGGATGISLLATEITILPLYLLIIVVNIPFLILGYKVIGKTFAIKASLAILGLALVLATMHFPEITQDKLLVAVFGGFFLGAGIGLSIRGGGVLDGTEVLAIFLSRKMGTTIGDIIILINIVIFLAAAYLLSIETALYSMLTYLSASKTLDFVVDGIEEYTGVTIISLKSEAMRIMITEKLGRGLTIYRAKGGYGKNGIHNDYDVIYTVITRLEIRKLNIEISKIDPNAFVVMNSINDTRGGMIKKRHL; from the coding sequence ATGGACGGAAGAATAAATAAAGGTTATAGGGTGCTAAGTCATGCAGGGGCTTATTTAAAACGATCCCGTAAACTGCGTATAAGCTTCAATTCCTTTTTTAAGGATACCTTTTTTATAGTGATAGGAATTTTTTCTGCCGCATTTGGTCTGGAGAGTTTTCTTTTACCCAACAGATTTATAGATGGTGGGGCCACGGGAATTTCTTTGTTGGCTACGGAAATAACCATATTGCCACTATATCTTTTGATTATAGTGGTGAACATACCTTTTCTGATACTTGGGTACAAGGTTATTGGAAAGACATTCGCCATAAAAGCATCCTTAGCTATACTAGGTCTTGCCCTGGTGTTGGCCACGATGCACTTTCCAGAAATTACCCAGGATAAATTATTGGTAGCCGTTTTTGGAGGCTTCTTTTTAGGTGCAGGAATAGGACTTTCCATAAGAGGAGGCGGTGTTTTGGATGGTACGGAAGTTTTGGCCATCTTTTTAAGCAGAAAGATGGGGACCACTATTGGGGATATCATTATACTTATTAACATAGTTATATTTCTGGCAGCTGCTTACTTGCTCTCTATTGAAACTGCCCTTTATTCCATGCTGACCTATTTATCGGCTTCGAAGACCTTGGATTTTGTAGTGGATGGTATTGAAGAATATACGGGTGTTACCATTATTTCGCTGAAAAGCGAAGCTATGAGAATCATGATAACAGAAAAATTGGGGAGGGGATTAACCATATATCGCGCAAAGGGGGGATATGGAAAAAATGGTATTCACAATGATTACGATGTGATTTATACTGTAATTACCCGATTGGAAATACGAAAATTAAATATTGAGATCTCCAAGATAGATCCCAATGCCTTTGTGGTGATGAACAGTATCAATGATACCCGTGGTGGTATGATAAAGAAGAGGCATTTATAA
- a CDS encoding thioredoxin family protein, with protein sequence MEYNIKEKAIKKLISKGISQALSYSEYRLLMDQLVLRSGTTGLEQTQMYIDYTKLNQQRMKRLDKMLKLPEEIKVKIGKSSLKMTWLVLSESWCGDAAQTIPVINKLAVSNPNISLKIIQRDEHMELMQHFLTQGSRSIPKLLAIDSISNDILWTWGPRPSKAAQLAHEYKKEHGELTPQFKEELQVWYNKDKGKNTMSDLLHLLSLE encoded by the coding sequence TTGGAATATAATATTAAAGAAAAAGCAATTAAAAAACTGATAAGCAAGGGTATCTCCCAGGCTTTATCCTATAGTGAATATAGATTGTTGATGGACCAATTGGTTCTAAGGTCTGGAACAACCGGACTTGAACAGACTCAAATGTATATAGATTATACAAAGCTGAACCAGCAACGGATGAAGCGTTTAGACAAAATGTTAAAGTTGCCTGAGGAAATCAAGGTCAAGATTGGGAAAAGTTCTCTTAAAATGACATGGTTGGTCCTTTCTGAAAGTTGGTGTGGAGATGCTGCACAAACGATTCCTGTCATCAATAAACTTGCAGTTTCAAATCCAAATATTAGCCTTAAAATAATTCAAAGGGATGAGCATATGGAGTTAATGCAACATTTTCTTACCCAGGGGTCCAGATCGATTCCCAAATTGTTGGCGATTGATTCTATTTCCAATGATATTTTATGGACTTGGGGGCCAAGACCTAGTAAGGCTGCACAATTGGCCCATGAATATAAAAAAGAGCATGGTGAACTTACACCACAATTTAAAGAAGAGCTACAAGTTTGGTACAACAAGGATAAAGGGAAAAATACAATGTCCGATCTATTGCATTTACTTTCCTTGGAATAG
- the truB gene encoding tRNA pseudouridine(55) synthase TruB produces the protein MTKEDYLEGQILLIDKPLTWTSFQAVNALKWAIRRKFELKKIKIGHAGTLDPLATGLLLVCTGKFTKRIIELQGQVKEYTGTITLGATTPSYDLETEVDNTYPTEHITEELIHRTTEQFIGEIQQFPPVFSALKKDGKRLYEYAREGKEVEIQSRSVEIHNFEITKIEMPIITFLVVCSKGTYIRSLANDFGKALDSGGHLSSLRRTKIGDFNVDNAVTPLDFQDALLPDRLNT, from the coding sequence ATGACGAAAGAAGATTACTTGGAAGGGCAGATATTGCTGATAGACAAACCGCTCACCTGGACTTCTTTTCAAGCAGTAAACGCCTTAAAATGGGCTATTCGACGCAAATTTGAGCTCAAGAAAATAAAGATTGGCCACGCGGGGACTTTGGACCCTCTTGCAACTGGACTACTATTGGTCTGTACTGGAAAATTTACCAAAAGAATTATCGAATTACAGGGACAGGTAAAAGAATATACGGGTACCATTACCTTAGGTGCCACGACCCCTTCTTATGATCTTGAGACCGAAGTTGACAATACCTATCCCACTGAGCACATCACGGAAGAACTGATTCATCGAACCACAGAACAGTTCATTGGCGAAATTCAACAATTCCCTCCTGTATTTTCCGCTCTAAAAAAAGACGGAAAAAGATTATACGAGTATGCAAGGGAAGGAAAAGAAGTAGAAATACAATCGAGGAGCGTTGAAATTCATAACTTTGAAATAACCAAAATTGAAATGCCCATCATTACATTCCTAGTCGTCTGTAGCAAGGGCACCTATATCAGGTCTTTGGCCAATGATTTTGGCAAAGCATTGGATTCCGGAGGACATCTTTCTTCATTAAGAAGAACCAAAATAGGTGATTTCAACGTAGATAATGCTGTAACACCTCTTGATTTTCAGGATGCACTGCTTCCTGATCGATTGAATACTTAG
- a CDS encoding undecaprenyl-diphosphate phosphatase produces MDLLQAIILAIIEGITEYLPVSSTGHMIIASSFFGIAQDDFTKLFTIVIQLGTILSVVVLYFKRFFQTLDFYYKLLVAFIPAVVFGLLLSDVIDSLLENPLTVAVSLVLGGFILLKVDDWFGDAENTEISYRTAFRIGLFQCLAMIPGVSRSGASIVGGMTQKLSRTAAAEFSFFLALPTMLGATLKKSYDYYDAGFTLTSDQVNYLIIGNVVGFLVALFAIKTFIGYLSKHGFKMFGYYRIIVGFAILIIHFFIRPLTVI; encoded by the coding sequence TTGGACTTACTACAAGCTATTATACTTGCCATCATTGAAGGCATTACCGAGTATTTACCGGTGTCATCAACAGGGCACATGATTATCGCATCCTCCTTTTTTGGAATTGCACAGGATGATTTTACCAAATTGTTCACAATAGTCATCCAACTGGGGACCATCCTTTCCGTGGTAGTCCTTTATTTTAAAAGATTTTTTCAAACTTTGGATTTTTACTATAAACTATTGGTGGCCTTTATTCCGGCCGTAGTTTTCGGATTGTTGTTAAGTGATGTCATTGATTCCTTACTGGAAAATCCGTTGACCGTGGCAGTTTCCTTGGTTCTCGGGGGCTTCATTCTATTAAAGGTTGATGATTGGTTTGGAGATGCCGAAAATACGGAGATCTCCTATCGTACCGCTTTCAGAATTGGACTTTTCCAGTGTTTGGCAATGATACCCGGTGTCTCCAGAAGTGGAGCCAGTATTGTAGGAGGAATGACACAAAAGCTTTCCAGAACTGCGGCAGCTGAATTTTCTTTTTTCTTGGCCCTCCCTACCATGCTGGGGGCCACCCTGAAGAAAAGTTACGACTATTACGATGCAGGCTTTACCCTTACCAGTGATCAGGTCAATTATTTGATCATCGGGAATGTCGTCGGATTTTTAGTGGCACTATTTGCCATTAAAACCTTTATTGGATATTTGAGCAAGCACGGCTTCAAAATGTTTGGCTACTACCGTATCATTGTAGGTTTTGCCATTCTGATCATCCATTTTTTCATTAGACCCCTAACCGTGATATAA
- a CDS encoding DUF3098 domain-containing protein, with protein sequence MKKNSTNQNQGPKPEFIFQKKNYLFMFIGLACMALGFILMSGGGSDDPTVFNPEIYNFRRIRLAPTLVLLGLGIEIYAILLNPHKKK encoded by the coding sequence ATGAAGAAAAACAGCACGAATCAGAACCAAGGTCCGAAACCTGAATTTATATTTCAAAAAAAGAACTATCTTTTTATGTTCATCGGCTTGGCCTGTATGGCGTTGGGATTTATCTTAATGAGCGGAGGAGGTAGTGACGACCCCACTGTTTTTAACCCAGAGATATACAACTTCAGGAGAATCCGTTTGGCCCCTACCTTGGTGCTATTGGGACTGGGCATTGAGATCTACGCCATTTTGTTGAACCCCCACAAGAAAAAATAA
- a CDS encoding cell division protein FtsX has product MSKSFERYQKRKLISSYFSVVLSIGLVLFLLGILGLLVLNTKKMGDHFKEQISISVFLKDSAKPVEVDQLQKSLALAEYTRSATYVSKEEAAEQHSEEIGENFIEFLGYNPLKNSIDVKLKADFVSSEQIEEIASNLAAKGYVEEVSYDQPLITLLNENVKRISFWILVASAIFTFIAVLLINSSIRLSIYSKRFIIKTMQMVGATKKFIRRPFIYTNIKLGMLGAFLALLALGGTLYYVNDQFPELNLIDDPLVLGFLFVGVFLLGVLISVLSTFFATQRFLNLRTDDLYY; this is encoded by the coding sequence ATGAGCAAATCTTTTGAACGCTATCAAAAAAGAAAACTGATCTCCTCTTATTTCTCCGTGGTACTTAGCATAGGCCTTGTACTATTTTTACTGGGAATTCTGGGCCTTTTGGTATTGAATACCAAAAAAATGGGAGATCATTTCAAAGAACAGATATCCATTTCTGTCTTTTTAAAGGACAGTGCAAAGCCTGTTGAAGTAGACCAACTACAAAAAAGTTTGGCCTTGGCAGAATACACCCGATCTGCAACCTACGTTTCCAAAGAGGAGGCCGCGGAACAGCACAGTGAGGAAATTGGTGAAAATTTTATCGAATTTTTAGGCTACAACCCTTTAAAGAACTCTATTGACGTAAAGCTGAAAGCAGATTTTGTCTCCTCAGAGCAAATAGAGGAAATTGCTTCCAACCTAGCTGCCAAGGGTTATGTGGAAGAAGTCAGTTACGACCAACCTTTGATCACCCTATTGAACGAAAACGTAAAACGCATTAGCTTTTGGATTTTAGTGGCAAGTGCCATCTTTACCTTTATTGCGGTATTACTGATCAATAGTTCTATCCGTTTATCCATATATTCCAAAAGATTTATCATTAAAACCATGCAAATGGTGGGCGCTACCAAGAAATTTATTCGACGCCCGTTTATCTACACCAATATTAAATTAGGAATGTTGGGTGCATTCTTGGCATTGCTAGCCTTGGGCGGCACCCTTTACTACGTAAACGATCAATTTCCCGAACTGAATCTTATAGATGATCCTCTTGTCCTAGGCTTTTTATTTGTCGGGGTTTTTCTTTTGGGAGTGCTTATATCCGTTTTGAGTACCTTTTTTGCCACACAGCGTTTTTTAAATCTTAGGACAGACGATTTATATTACTAA
- a CDS encoding T9SS type B sorting domain-containing protein produces MKKRNIQRHMLLLFLVGFCSIQLQAQLGFCPGSSGDPIFEENFGTGTTNGPQLPAGTTTYTYTSGAPDDGFYTLSSRTNYFSWHDTQDHTPNDTDGKALIINADINAGEFFRYRVDVLCENTTYEFSSWLLNLLPLSGCLNAGIPVNVDFEIWDDTDTLLLASGNTGDITGTTSPQWNQYGLVFQTEPGQTSVILKMINNSPGGCGNDLAIDDIVFRTCGDLVEITDLMNETEISVCEADAPVTITELNATPDFSVYSTHAFQWQSSTSSSNWTDILGETNPTFAPGPISNTTFYRVKVAEDPINLSSPLCSSVSEVFSVLVVNTPSAPTKIEDVMACSNDPTPLEVSTLFGIKVNWYDAPSGGNLLLADSHTYQPTSAGTYYAEAETTVAGCISDTRTAVSISFYELPEVEDETVAFCENSQTTLYANYMGTDTVTYEWNTGETTSQITVAAPGTYTVGVTNSDGCTNVKTVTLEQVDAPIISNITSDEFSIIVSTTFSGDFEYSLNGTDYQDSSEFMNTQGGRYTVYAREKNGCGEVSMSYTHFVIPKFFTPNGDPYNNTFDLVGIENYSSSSVNIFDRYGKLLKNSRNSPFSWDGTFNSRELPSGDYWYIIQIEDTTFKGHFSLKR; encoded by the coding sequence GTGAAAAAAAGGAATATCCAACGACATATGCTGCTATTGTTCTTAGTCGGCTTTTGCAGTATCCAGCTACAGGCCCAATTGGGGTTTTGCCCTGGCAGTTCGGGTGATCCTATCTTTGAGGAGAATTTTGGAACCGGAACAACCAATGGTCCGCAATTACCGGCGGGAACCACCACCTATACCTATACCTCCGGGGCACCCGACGATGGATTTTACACCCTTTCCAGCAGAACCAATTACTTTAGCTGGCACGACACTCAAGATCATACTCCCAATGACACAGATGGCAAAGCCCTTATAATAAATGCTGATATTAATGCTGGGGAGTTTTTCCGATATAGGGTAGATGTTCTTTGTGAGAACACCACCTATGAATTTTCTTCTTGGCTGCTAAACCTACTACCCCTTTCGGGTTGCCTGAATGCAGGTATTCCTGTGAATGTAGATTTTGAGATTTGGGACGATACTGACACACTATTATTGGCATCTGGGAATACAGGGGATATAACTGGAACCACCTCTCCACAATGGAATCAATATGGATTGGTTTTTCAAACAGAACCTGGACAGACGTCCGTAATTCTAAAAATGATCAACAATTCGCCAGGAGGATGTGGAAATGATCTCGCCATTGACGATATTGTATTTAGAACCTGTGGGGATTTAGTTGAAATTACAGACTTAATGAACGAAACTGAGATATCGGTTTGTGAGGCAGATGCCCCGGTAACCATCACAGAATTGAATGCCACTCCTGATTTTTCAGTTTATAGCACCCATGCTTTCCAATGGCAATCCTCAACCTCCAGCAGTAATTGGACAGATATTCTAGGAGAGACAAATCCTACCTTTGCCCCAGGCCCCATTTCCAACACAACCTTTTATAGGGTAAAAGTAGCGGAAGATCCTATCAACCTCAGCAGCCCACTTTGTAGTTCTGTCTCTGAGGTATTTAGCGTACTCGTGGTCAACACCCCTTCAGCCCCTACCAAAATAGAAGATGTAATGGCTTGCTCCAACGACCCCACTCCTCTGGAAGTAAGCACCCTCTTTGGAATAAAGGTCAATTGGTACGATGCTCCCTCAGGTGGCAACCTACTTTTAGCGGATAGCCACACCTACCAACCTACCAGCGCCGGCACCTATTATGCGGAGGCGGAAACCACCGTGGCCGGATGCATCTCTGACACACGAACAGCTGTTTCCATTTCCTTCTACGAATTACCGGAGGTAGAAGATGAAACCGTAGCATTTTGTGAAAATTCCCAGACCACACTATATGCAAATTATATGGGTACGGATACGGTAACCTATGAATGGAACACTGGAGAAACCACCTCCCAAATTACGGTGGCTGCGCCGGGTACCTATACTGTTGGGGTCACCAATTCCGACGGATGCACCAATGTGAAGACCGTTACTTTGGAACAAGTAGATGCCCCTATCATTTCCAATATAACCTCTGATGAATTTTCCATCATAGTGTCGACCACTTTTTCTGGGGATTTTGAATATTCCCTCAATGGCACGGATTATCAAGATAGTTCGGAATTCATGAACACTCAGGGCGGCCGATATACCGTATATGCCAGGGAAAAAAATGGATGTGGGGAAGTTTCCATGTCCTATACCCATTTTGTAATCCCAAAATTCTTTACTCCAAATGGGGACCCTTACAACAATACCTTTGATCTTGTTGGCATAGAAAATTACAGCTCCTCCAGTGTCAACATCTTTGACCGTTACGGAAAGCTCTTAAAAAATTCTAGAAACTCCCCCTTTTCTTGGGACGGTACCTTTAACAGTAGAGAATTGCCCTCGGGGGATTATTGGTATATCATACAGATAGAGGACACGACCTTTAAGGGGCACTTTTCCTTGAAAAGATAA